The following coding sequences are from one Acidobacteriota bacterium window:
- a CDS encoding tetratricopeptide repeat protein, which yields MKKKSCPFVWISVLVLLLFSLICCQSQRSKERKAASHHCNLGKIYFQQGRIQEAIAEVKMAMSIEPKNPEYSQWLGIINFSAGNYSEAEEAYLQALKADPYLTEVHNYLGVLYDQMGKREDAFRHFEIALRDRFYRTPESVYFNRSQLYEREGNIKEAIEDLRRAVEKSPKFYRGHYQLAKLLDRIGNYKEALFEYRVAEAAYKQDFDFHFLFAMTCMKDGNKEEAQVHFRRVIDLAPGTPSAIKSKEILDTLK from the coding sequence ATGAAAAAAAAATCCTGTCCGTTTGTATGGATATCCGTTTTGGTTCTTCTGTTGTTCAGCCTGATTTGCTGTCAATCACAGAGGAGTAAGGAAAGAAAAGCTGCATCGCATCACTGCAATCTGGGAAAAATCTACTTCCAGCAGGGGAGGATCCAGGAAGCAATCGCCGAAGTAAAGATGGCCATGAGCATAGAGCCGAAGAATCCGGAATATTCTCAGTGGCTGGGGATCATCAACTTCTCTGCGGGAAACTACAGCGAGGCAGAGGAAGCCTACCTTCAAGCGCTCAAGGCTGATCCCTATCTTACAGAGGTCCACAACTATCTGGGAGTTCTCTATGATCAGATGGGAAAAAGGGAGGATGCCTTCAGACATTTCGAGATCGCCCTTAGGGACAGGTTCTATCGGACGCCGGAAAGCGTATACTTCAACAGAAGTCAGCTCTATGAGAGGGAGGGGAACATCAAGGAAGCCATCGAAGACCTTCGAAGGGCGGTGGAAAAGAGCCCTAAATTCTATCGCGGACATTATCAGCTTGCGAAACTACTGGATAGAATTGGAAACTACAAGGAGGCTCTCTTTGAATACAGAGTGGCGGAAGCTGCCTATAAACAGGATTTCGACTTCCATTTCCTCTTTGCAATGACATGCATGAAGGATGGAAACAAGGAAGAGGCTCAAGTGCATTTTCGAAGGGTCATAGATCTGGCTCCAGGGACGCCCTCCGCCATCAAATCCAAGGAGATCCTTGATACGCTGAAATAG
- a CDS encoding NAD(P)H-dependent glycerol-3-phosphate dehydrogenase, with protein MKSSVSIVGAGSWGTALAIHMASSGQVVRLWVYEEEICREIREKRENGTFLQDFRIPENVIPSCSMEESLDGSNLVIFVVPTEFARGVFGKMKSVLKRRIDLLIATKGIESDSLKLMSELALDVLGEGYINKIGIISGPSFAAEMARGDPTAVVISSGDAGFAEQVQKEISHGNFRLYTNSDTTGVQVAGSLKNVVAIAAGIIDGLGFGNNTLAALITRGMSEIRRLGTRMGGYARTFSGLAGVGDLVLTCTGRLSRNRTVGMRLGKGERLQEILAGMKMIAEGVTTCISTRRLAKIFDVEMPIASQVHSVLYEDKKPAEAIGELLSRPLKEED; from the coding sequence ATGAAAAGCAGCGTTTCCATTGTTGGCGCAGGGAGCTGGGGTACAGCACTTGCTATCCACATGGCGAGTAGCGGTCAGGTGGTCAGACTATGGGTCTATGAAGAAGAGATATGTCGTGAGATCCGGGAGAAGAGAGAGAACGGAACGTTCCTCCAGGATTTCAGGATCCCGGAAAATGTCATTCCATCCTGTTCCATGGAGGAATCTCTCGATGGCTCGAACCTTGTCATCTTCGTCGTTCCTACGGAATTTGCCAGAGGTGTCTTCGGAAAAATGAAATCGGTATTGAAGAGGAGAATCGATCTGCTAATCGCAACGAAGGGAATCGAAAGCGATTCTCTCAAGCTCATGTCAGAACTTGCCCTCGATGTTTTAGGAGAAGGGTATATTAATAAGATCGGAATAATCTCGGGGCCGAGTTTTGCTGCCGAGATGGCGCGTGGGGATCCGACCGCAGTCGTCATCTCTTCAGGCGATGCAGGTTTTGCGGAGCAGGTACAGAAAGAGATCTCGCATGGAAATTTTCGGCTATATACAAACAGTGATACGACGGGTGTCCAGGTTGCTGGATCACTTAAAAACGTCGTCGCCATAGCGGCGGGGATCATTGATGGACTGGGGTTCGGCAATAATACTCTTGCTGCTCTGATAACGAGGGGTATGTCAGAGATACGGAGGCTGGGAACCAGGATGGGAGGCTACGCCAGAACATTCTCCGGGCTGGCCGGCGTAGGAGACCTCGTTCTGACATGCACGGGGAGGCTCAGCAGAAACCGGACGGTTGGAATGCGTCTTGGAAAGGGTGAGCGCCTGCAGGAGATCCTCGCAGGAATGAAGATGATTGCCGAAGGAGTGACCACTTGCATCTCCACGCGGCGCCTGGCGAAGATATTTGACGTGGAGATGCCCATCGCATCTCAAGTCCACAGCGTCTTATACGAAGACAAGAAACCTGCCGAGGCGATCGGCGAACTCCTGTCGCGCCCATTGAAGGAGGAGGATTGA
- the ftsY gene encoding signal recognition particle-docking protein FtsY, whose translation MVHRVRLFDSFSRLINGLSKTRSSLYEKIRGVERDMAALDENFLERVEEILIEADVGIRVAGELVGALRDKIKQRRSLEKGEALVILKERIVTLLSQDRPSITLEDAIPFVTLIVGVNGGGKTTTAGKLAFRYLKDGKRVLLSAADTFRAAAAEQLRILSERIGSEIIVQADGADPAAVVFDSIRAAKSRNYDYLIIDTAGRLHTKSNLMKELEKIVKVTAREIPGAPHEVLLVIDATTGQNGLSQAKEFLKFTGVTGTVLTKLDGTAKGGIALAIRSEMGIPIKYVGVGETMDDLVDFSPEEYAEGLLGENRSWI comes from the coding sequence GTGGTTCATCGCGTGAGACTTTTCGATTCTTTCTCAAGATTGATAAATGGTCTTTCGAAGACAAGGAGCAGTCTCTACGAAAAGATCAGGGGAGTCGAGAGAGATATGGCTGCCCTGGATGAAAATTTTCTCGAGAGAGTAGAAGAGATCCTGATCGAAGCGGATGTTGGAATCAGGGTCGCAGGAGAACTCGTCGGCGCTCTTCGCGACAAGATAAAGCAGAGAAGATCGCTGGAAAAAGGAGAAGCTCTCGTCATCCTTAAGGAGAGAATTGTGACCCTTCTTTCTCAGGATCGACCCTCCATAACGCTGGAAGATGCCATACCGTTCGTCACCCTTATCGTTGGTGTCAATGGAGGGGGGAAGACGACTACGGCAGGAAAGCTTGCCTTCAGGTATCTCAAGGATGGAAAGAGAGTCCTGCTCTCTGCTGCTGATACCTTCCGGGCTGCGGCGGCCGAACAACTGCGGATTCTTTCCGAGAGAATAGGTTCAGAGATCATCGTCCAGGCGGACGGCGCAGATCCGGCAGCCGTCGTTTTCGATTCCATTCGAGCGGCAAAAAGCCGCAATTACGATTATCTAATAATTGATACGGCGGGAAGATTGCATACCAAGAGCAATCTGATGAAAGAACTGGAAAAGATCGTCAAGGTAACTGCAAGAGAGATACCGGGCGCCCCGCATGAGGTTCTCCTCGTCATCGACGCGACGACCGGACAGAACGGGCTCTCGCAGGCAAAAGAGTTTTTAAAATTCACCGGAGTGACGGGAACCGTTCTCACAAAGCTTGACGGAACAGCCAAAGGAGGGATCGCCCTTGCCATACGAAGCGAGATGGGGATACCGATCAAATATGTGGGCGTCGGTGAGACAATGGATGACCTCGTAGATTTCTCGCCGGAAGAATATGCCGAGGGACTGTTAGGCGAGAACAGATCCTGGATTTGA
- a CDS encoding CpsB/CapC family capsule biosynthesis tyrosine phosphatase, which produces MMDRKVIDIHCHILPGLDDGIETMEDAIKACRIARKDGISGLVATPHFREGFFYATPTVIMESISLLKEAIAREGIDLDIFPGSEVHITDNIPGKIKDGSIITMNMTGRYLLLELPYQQYPVEFEKVIFSLKLAGITPILSHPERVKYFNDDIRRVAQAVELGSFVQITSSSIMGHFGEEVRDFSRECAARGLVHIIASDSHDTRSRAPELMEAYHAMATIVGEEDAFRMISDNPLAIVEGKELTETFPHEQEKGSKKHAGTSFLKRFFIRS; this is translated from the coding sequence ATGATGGATAGAAAGGTCATCGACATTCACTGCCACATCCTTCCGGGACTGGATGACGGCATCGAGACGATGGAAGATGCAATCAAAGCTTGCAGAATCGCCCGGAAGGATGGTATCAGCGGACTCGTCGCCACTCCTCATTTCAGGGAAGGCTTCTTCTATGCGACTCCAACTGTCATCATGGAATCAATCTCTCTACTGAAGGAGGCGATCGCGAGAGAAGGGATCGATCTTGATATATTTCCGGGTTCCGAAGTGCATATCACGGATAATATTCCCGGAAAGATCAAGGATGGAAGTATCATCACAATGAACATGACGGGACGCTATTTACTCCTGGAACTCCCGTACCAGCAGTATCCTGTGGAGTTCGAAAAGGTCATCTTTTCCCTCAAGCTTGCGGGGATCACGCCGATCTTATCTCATCCGGAAAGGGTTAAATACTTCAATGATGATATCAGGAGAGTTGCTCAGGCGGTCGAGCTGGGATCATTCGTTCAGATCACATCATCGAGCATAATGGGTCACTTCGGAGAGGAAGTAAGAGACTTCAGCAGGGAATGCGCCGCGAGAGGTCTGGTCCATATCATCGCCTCAGATTCGCATGACACGAGGAGCAGAGCCCCGGAGCTGATGGAAGCCTACCATGCCATGGCAACGATCGTCGGTGAAGAGGATGCATTCAGAATGATCTCGGACAATCCTCTTGCCATTGTCGAGGGGAAGGAACTGACTGAAACATTCCCTCATGAGCAAGAGAAAGGATCGAAGAAACATGCCGGGACATCCTTTCTTAAACGGTTTTTTATAAGAAGCTGA